One Ananas comosus cultivar F153 linkage group 1, ASM154086v1, whole genome shotgun sequence DNA window includes the following coding sequences:
- the LOC109712880 gene encoding protein FAR1-RELATED SEQUENCE 5-like, with the protein MESTSCDEEGSLRDNNVDLNEENIENHMSLEVSSQLVEADNLFASNQPNSENPEPFVGMEFESEEGAKLFYMAYASRIGFSVRISKSRRSRNDESIIMRRFVCSKEGFHLKKGNFDDGKKKRKRATIREGCNAMIEVIQKYYGRWVVTKLVKEHNHVVAAPSRVRYIEPEEYAHLDPFLGMEFPSHEAAQTFYYAYASRTGFDVRIRLSRRSTRDESFVMRRFVCTKEGFTPSEENYDESKKKRNSRTPTREGCKAMFEVIKKDYDKWIVSKLVLEHTHDLAVAPNKIHYIQSQSEVVVLGKSGTLNREKSLLPPLSKPPIGESLGGFNNSPPYDHDFRNERREARYTAFGFDETQKLLGYFKRMNAENPTTFSYAFQVDKNNCLTHAFWADAKARASYYYFGDAVSFDTSFKENKDLLPFFMFTGLNHHLQSVIFGCALLTDEAEASFIWLFENWVAAMGARHPTSLVTEFNEAMGVAISKVFPETHHRFCKWHILNQCKEQLANIYGTSATFEEEFERCIVESESIELFESTWKSVIDKYDLGENSWLRFLYNMRQKWVPVFFKDMFTAEISATQKPESLKFFFEKYFNTTTPLPVFISLFEHAIAGWCEREALEDLATSFTRPVLKTPSNILKQVADVYTRAIFNIFQDEFIHSLGYYVDKIEDGLVSKFNVAKEEDIHRSCTVTYDFSDKRSKCSCSKFENCGILCRHILRVFLTVDVRALPEFYILKRWTKEAKNGFMLDECIRYNELYRDAVRYAKEGSTSSDVFNFAQQTLQVAFADVVQMKQDIVNRCAM; encoded by the coding sequence ATGGAAAGTACCTCATGTGACGAGGAGGGATCATTAAGAGATAACAATGTGGACCTCAATGAGGAAAATATCGAAAACCACATGTCATTGGAGGTCAGCAGTCAGCTTGTCGAGGCTGACAATCTTTTTGCTTCCAACCAACCAAATTCAGAAAATCCCGAGCCTTTTGTTGGTATGGAATTTGAATCCGAGGAGGGTGCAAAATTATTCTACATGGCTTATGCAAGCCGCATTGGCTTCTCAGTGCGCATTAGCAAATCTCGCCGTTCAAGGAATGACGAGTCGATTATCATGCGGCGTTTCGTGTGTTCAAAAGAGGGATTCCATTTAAAGAAAGGGAATTTTGATGATggcaagaaaaagagaaagcgTGCGACCATAAGAGAAGGTTGCAATGCAATGATTGAGGTAATTCAAAAGTATTACGGGAGGTGGGTTGTTACTAAGCTTGTGAAGGAACACAATCATGTAGTGGCTGCCCCCAGTAGGGTTAGATATATTGAGCCCGAAGAATATGCTCACTTAGATCCCTTTTTGGGTATGGAGTTTCCTTCTCATGAAGCAGCCCAAACCTTCTATTATGCATACGCGAGCCGCACGGGGTTTGACGTACGTATAAGACTCTCTCGTAGGTCTACAAGGGATGAGTCATTTGTAATGCGAAGATTTGTTTGTACAAAAGAGGGTTTTACTCCATCTGAAGAGAATTATGATGAAagcaagaaaaagagaaacagtAGGACTCCTACACGGGAAGGTTGCAAGGCAATGTTTGAAGTAATTAAGAAGGATTATGATAAGTGGATTGTTTCCAAGCTTGTTTTGGAGCACACTCATGATTTGGCAGTCGCACCAAACAAAATACATTATATTCAATCCCAAAGTGAAGTAGTAGTTCTTGGGAAAAGCGGAACCCTAAATCGAGAGAAATCATTATTGCCGCCTCTTTCCAAGCCACCGATTGGGGAATCATTGGGGGGATTTAATAATTCACCGCCATACGATCATGACTTTAGGAATGAGAGAAGAGAAGCTCGCTATACTGCTTTTGGCTTTGATGAGACCCAAAAGCTGTTGGGTTACTTTAAGCGGATGAATGCGGAGAACCCTACTACTTTTTCCTATGCATTTCAAGTCGACAAAAACAATTGTTTAACACATGCCTTTTGGGCTGATGCAAAAGCTAGGGCTTCTTACTATTATTTTGGTGATGCAGTTTCTTTTGACACATCATTCAAAGAGAATAAGGACTTGTTGCCGTTTTTCATGTTCACGGGCTTGAACCATCACTTGCAATCTGTGATTTTTGGTTGTGCTCTTCTTACTGATGAAGCAGAAGCCTCTTTTATTTGGCTTTTTGAAAATTGGGTTGCGGCTATGGGTGCACGCCACCCAACTTCGCTAGTTACTGAGTTCAATGAGGCTATGGGGGTGGCCATTTCTAAAGTTTTCCCGGAGACACATCATCGGTTTTGCAAGTGGCACATTCTAAATCAATGCAAGGAACAACTGGCCAATATATACGGGACATCTGCTACTTTTGAGGAGGAATTTGAAAGATGTATAGTTGAATCTGAATCAATTGAACTATTTGAGTCGACTTGGAAGTCTGTTATTGACAAGTATGATTTGGGAGAGAATTCATGGCTAAGATTTCTATACAATATGCGGCAAAAGTGGGTACCAGTTTTCTTTAAAGACATGTTTACTGCAGAAATTTCAGCAACCCAAAAGCCGGAAAGTCTGAAATTCTTCTTTGAGAAATACTTCAATACAACAACTCCTTTACCTGTCTTTATTTCTCTCTTTGAGCATGCGATAGCTGGTTGGTGTGAAAGGGAAGCCCTCGAAGACTTGGCCACATCTTTTACACGACCAGTTCTGAAAACCCCTTCAAACATTTTAAAACAAGTGGCAGATGTGTACACGAGAGCAATATTCAACATATTTCAAGATGAATTCATTCATTCTCTAGGTTATTATGTTGATAAAATTGAAGATGGATTGGTTAGCAAGTTTAACGTTGCGAAAGAGGAGGATATTCATAGATCATGCACGGTAACTTATGATTTCTCTGATAAGAGAAGTAAATGTTCGTGCTCTAAGTTTGAGAATTGTGGAATTTTATGTAGGCATATTTTGAGGGTCTTTTTAACTGTTGATGTTCGTGCATTACCGGAGTTTTACATTTTGAAAAGGTGGACAAAAGAAGCCAAGAACGGGTTTATGTTGGATGAGTGTATAAGGTATAATGAGCTTTATCGAGATGCAGTTCGATATGCAAAGGAAGGGTCCACATCATCTGATGTTTTTAACTTCGCACAGCAAACATTACAAGTGGCTTTCGCCGATGTTGTTCAGATGAAGCAGGATATTGTTAATCGATGTGCAATGTGA